A single region of the Triticum dicoccoides isolate Atlit2015 ecotype Zavitan chromosome 2B, WEW_v2.0, whole genome shotgun sequence genome encodes:
- the LOC119363943 gene encoding uncharacterized protein LOC119363943 isoform X1: protein MASALGASPWPPTHPPTTIGAHRRWIRAGEEQLQLWWGASVPKMKEDFTTAMEKRRLKLGKTTMSGANRDPKCREAGFIFSHHHNKGETPGRERKAAQVPLEARQLGAVAEEELRFHGVERRGAPASL, encoded by the exons ATGGCCTCTGCACTAGGAGCCTCTCCATGGCCTCCTACCCATCCCCCCACCACCATAGGTGCACACAGACGGTGGATCCGTGCCGGAGAAGAGCAGCTCCAGTTATGGTGGGGTGCATCTGTGCCGAAGATGAAGGAG GATTTTACTACTGCTATGGAAAAAAGAAGGCTAAAGCTGGGAAAGACAACAATGTCAGGAGCCAACCGAG ATCCAAAATGCCGAGAAGCAGGGTTTATTTTCTCTCATCACCATAACAAAG GGGAGACTCCAGGGAGAGAGAGGAAAGCTGCGCAAGTGCCCCTGGAAGCGAGGCAGCTCGGCGCCGTCGCGGAAGAGGAGCTACGCTTCCATGGAGTAGAGCGACGAGGGGCTCCGGCGTCGCTGTAG
- the LOC119363943 gene encoding uncharacterized protein LOC119363943 isoform X2 has product MASYPSPHHHRCTQTVDPCRRRAAPVMVGCICAEDEGGFYYCYGKKKAKAGKDNNVRSQPRGDSREREESCASAPGSEAARRRRGRGATLPWSRATRGSGVAVEEGGDPPPLHLTIRQEPLWMILSILVLCIFESVVQWQKLARGHLNLV; this is encoded by the exons ATGGCCTCCTACCCATCCCCCCACCACCATAGGTGCACACAGACGGTGGATCCGTGCCGGAGAAGAGCAGCTCCAGTTATGGTGGGGTGCATCTGTGCCGAAGATGAAGGAG GATTTTACTACTGCTATGGAAAAAAGAAGGCTAAAGCTGGGAAAGACAACAATGTCAGGAGCCAACCGAG GGGAGACTCCAGGGAGAGAGAGGAAAGCTGCGCAAGTGCCCCTGGAAGCGAGGCAGCTCGGCGCCGTCGCGGAAGAGGAGCTACGCTTCCATGGAGTAGAGCGACGAGGGGCTCCGGCGTCGCTGTAGAGGAGGGAGGAGATCCGCCGCCACTGCACCTGACAATTCGACAGGAACCTCTCTGGATGATTCTGTC aattctggtgttatgcatttttgAAAGTGTTGTGCAATGGCAGAAATTGGCAAGAGGACACCTCAACTTGGTATGA
- the LOC119363943 gene encoding uncharacterized protein LOC119363943 isoform X3 → MASYPSPHHHRCTQTVDPCRRRAAPVMVGCICAEDEGGFYYCYGKKKAKAGKDNNVRSQPRGDSREREESCASAPGSEAARRRRGRGATLPWSRATRGSGVAVEEGGDPPPLHLTIRQEPLWMILSLSLLMVQWKYTTR, encoded by the exons ATGGCCTCCTACCCATCCCCCCACCACCATAGGTGCACACAGACGGTGGATCCGTGCCGGAGAAGAGCAGCTCCAGTTATGGTGGGGTGCATCTGTGCCGAAGATGAAGGAG GATTTTACTACTGCTATGGAAAAAAGAAGGCTAAAGCTGGGAAAGACAACAATGTCAGGAGCCAACCGAG GGGAGACTCCAGGGAGAGAGAGGAAAGCTGCGCAAGTGCCCCTGGAAGCGAGGCAGCTCGGCGCCGTCGCGGAAGAGGAGCTACGCTTCCATGGAGTAGAGCGACGAGGGGCTCCGGCGTCGCTGTAGAGGAGGGAGGAGATCCGCCGCCACTGCACCTGACAATTCGACAGGAACCTCTCTGGATGATTCTGTC CTTATCTCTGCTCATGGTGCAATGGAAGTATACTACAAGATAG